GAGACCTAACAGGTAGCCACAGCAGCAAAACATTGTGCATCTGGGCAGCTACCCGACCCCTCAACACTGTCTTGACACAGGCTTTGAGGGGGAAGCCCAGATGTGTAGGACTGTacaatgagaaaggaagaaaccagCCCTCGTACAAAGTGTCAGGCCAGGAAGAGGCCATAGTTCCTCCAGGCTCCTCTGGGCTCACCTTGAGCTTGGCTGCCTGGTGGAAATAGGCAGCACAGATACACTTCCTGACAATGTCCCAGTCGGTGCCACACGAGGCCAGGCTCATCCGCTGCTGCACCATGATGTCCTTGAGCTGAGCCCGCACCTCCCGGACCTAGAGCAGGACACGGGCAGGCAAGAAGGGAGCccttcttcccctgcctcccacccctcttACCGACATCCTGCTTCTCTGGGCCACTGCCCCCACCTTCCGCATGGCCTTGGCATGGATGAAATGATCGTTACACCAGATGGTAGAGTAATTATTGTTCTTCCACTGAAGGTAGACATTCAGGTAGGTCAGATGGTCACTCTCAGGGACTGCAAACTTCTCCCGGATTTGATCACTCTCCTCCTCTCGGCCCTAGGAAGGTAAAAGGACCTTTACTCCAAGCACACGGAAATCCAGGCCCACTGAGAAGAGCCTGGAGGTTCTCACACTATCACCTACCCACACACGCAACCCAAAAAACATCAATACAGTGCCTTGATgatataaggaaaataaactcatgtataacaaaaatatttattctgcaaCATGAGGACTCAGGCACAACCATACTAGAAAAAAATGCTCTTGCAAATTTCCAGAACACTCCCTGAGAACCACCGAGCTAGCCCACCCCTTCCCCTACCCCAACCTGCTTAACATGAAACAGCAAAATCACTTTTTGAAAACTTTGATTCCTGCTCCTCCATTCCATCCTAATAATACACAGACAGGGTCTACTCCCCTCTCTCGACCTTTCTGGAGCCCACttccctcccaggcctctgggaagagaggagctGGACAGCATCTCCCACCTTGGGCCGGTAGAAGATGGCTGGGACCGAGAGCATGGAGACAATGAGCAGGATCTCGGAGCTGCAGCCCATGTCACAGGACACAATGAGCATCTTGGACAGGGCTGGGTCCAGTGGAAACTCCACCATCAGACGCCCAGTCGAGGTCAGGCCACCTGGAAGAGAGGAACAAACCCAGATGGTCAACAGATACGGCGTGGTAAGAGGAAGAGCCCAGGCGCCAGAGCCCACGACGCCCTGCCCGGCTCCCAGACCCGCAACACCTGTGTTGTCCAGGGCCCCGAGGATCCAGAGCTGATACATGGAGTTGAGCATGTTGTCCTCTGGGGGCGGGTCCATGAAGTGGAACTGCAGCAGGTCCTGCACCCCCAGGGATTTGAGCAGCAGCACCACGTTGGCCAGGTTGGTCCGCTGGATCTCAGGCACCGTGGTGGTCAGGAGCTCGTTCTTGTAGGCACTCTGAGTGTAGAGCCTGCCGGGAAGAAGACCCAGTCCTGCCGCACCTTCCACCATGCTGCCTGGCTGAGCGCCCTGAACACACCCAGCTGCCTGCACGGGAACCGGCGCTGGGCACGTGCACCCAGAACAGCCAGTGCAGGTAAAAGCCACAGGTAAGAAGTCTTCatttctccccccacctccccctttgAATCACGAATTTCCACCTATTCAAAACAGTTCTGCCAGTTCACCCTTCTGCTGGTCTCCTATGTGACAGCTTCATTTCTGGAACCAGTGAGCCTGGGACTAGAATTATGGCTGGggtttttcttcatatttttctgtattttctgaatttctataatgaatatattatttttaaaaatcagaacaaaaacgAGAGATAATAATTGGAGGAAGAGGTAAAAAAGAACCAACGATATGATTTGTTCAAATTCATACTGAGAGGAGGCATACTGTAATTACCGGTCTTCCGCTGCAGGTACATTTAACATGGGTCTTCCTAAAACCCAAGGTGGCTCAGACCTCAGGGCTGTCTGGAAAGGTGACTTCTTCCACTCAGCAGCATGTGATGAGAGAACTAACAAGTGGCAGCCCCGCTGTCGGTCGCCAGCCTCAGGACCAGCGCTAGGGGCAGCATCCCTCTGCTGGATCATAGTCCAAACCTGTctgccccagcctgggctccacccTGGAAAGCAGGCTAGCACAGGGCTCCTACCTGAAACACTGACCTGGGCCCGTCCTGCCGGCTCGCCCTGACCTCTGATTAGCATTGGCCTGGCTGATAGGGTAGATCTGCAGAGCATCCATGCCAATCCTGGGGTTGAAGACCTAGGAGGCAGCAACAAACACCTGATTAAGGACAGActgaggggagaaagggaagcagCCTTGAGACAGAGACAAACCCTGGTTGCTACACATTACAAAGGGAAGTGTCTTAACAATGCAAGCAGCCATCTTTTGGAACCAGGAACCACAAGAAATTTCCCTGTGAACACCAGCTCCATGACCTCTGTTGCATTATTTAAACTGTCTACCTCAAGTTatcacaaggattaaatgaatcaaGCTCATGGCAAAGTCAGCACTCAATAAACGTTAGGCTCTGAAACATCCCATCACTTCCATAAGCAATCCTCATTCAAGGGCCAAGGACCCAGggcctgccttcccacccccttggaTGAGCTACCTCTGGGTGAAGGCCCAGAGCCCCAGTGCCTGTACCTCTTCTTACCTTTAGTTTACAATAACCAGAGTCGATAACAAACATGATGCCATCAACAGTCAGAGATGTCTCAGCAATGTTGGTGGCAACGATACACTTCCGAACACCATCTGGAGCCTGGAGCCAGACAGGATGTGCAGGGAGGGAAGGCTGTAGGCCCTCGGGTAAAGGAAAGACCCCCACAGGGAGAAGAGCACACCCCACTCCTGTGGAAAAGTAACACCCTCCCTTCTCTTGCCCTCCTTTGGGGGAATTCAGGGGGACCCCAGAGTAGGGACCCAAAACAGACATTCTTGCTGTCACACCTTCTGAAAGATTTTGGCCTGGAGGTCAGAAGGCAGCTGAGAGTAGATGGGCAGCACGGCCAGGGCGGGCGCGTTCTCCAGTTCTTCCAGATGTTCCACGATTTGGTCTGAGGTCACCTGAGGGCACAGAGAGGAGCCGTGAGACAGCATGGCCCCGAACTCTCACACAAAGGATACACCCATTCTTCACAGTTGTGGCTGAGACACGCACCTCAATGTCCTCTTGGCCAGGCATGAAGATAAGGATGTCCCCAGGGGCCCCTGAAAGGTGCACCTGCAGGGACTGCTTCACTGCGGCCTCCACATAATCCTCCTGCGGGGTCTGCAAACCAGCCAGGAACACCATCAGAAGAGAGCGTTGAGGCGAAGGCAGGCCAGGCACCCCTCTGAACCTGCAGCCCAGCCCGTGCTCTGGGACTAGAGCCGGCGAACTCAGACTGCTGCACCTATAAATGGGCCTgactgccctccccaggccccacactTCCACtccaaagaaacaataaaacaaaacctcccCAGAAGTAGTCCTTCCCCTCTGAGCACTGGAGCTGCAGGTTCCCACCATTACCACAAAACCTCTTCCAACTCAGtaccccaccccacagccccgaACTGGCTCCTCATCAGAGGTCAGGGTCAGGTTCAAAAGAAGGGCCTCAGTACCTTGCTGAAGAGGATGTCAACAGGGAAGGTACGACCAGGGATATGGAAGATGGGGACATTcccaaaaaaggaagcaaatttcTCTGCATCCATAGTGGCCGATGTGACAATGAGCTTTAGGTCTGAGCGCCGAGCCACCACCTAAGAGAAGTCGGTAAGAGGCTTCCCCATAGGCTTGGGACCCATGACTTCCATCCTCTAGTCTCATCAGCATCACTTCCAAATGAAACAGAAGCAAAAGCTGACAAACTGGATCATTAGATTCATAACAACTGTGTAGACTGAATCCACGGAGCCACAGCCAGGAGAACCATGAGTCACTGAGCTGAGCAGGAACAGAGTAAACCGCAACACTGGGTCTGAACCCCACAGCCAGGGGCCTCAGAGGAAGCTCTGGCAGGTCAGAGACCCCTCCACAGACCCCTCGGCTTCTCCAGGCTAGACCCCAGTGTGCCCAGAGAGCCTCCTAGCAGCGCACTGGTCCAAGCCCCACAGGCACAGAGGGGTGGACCCGCAGCCCTCACCTCCCGAAGCAGCCCAAAGAGCACGTCAGTGTTGAGGGAGCGCTCATGGGCCTCGTCCATGATGATGGCACTGTAGTGATCCAGGTCCGCTTCCCGGAGGGACTCTCGCAGCAGGATCCCGTCAGTCATGTACTTGATCAAGGTGTTTTCTGAGGTACAGTCTTCGAAGCGGATGGCATAACCCACCTGGAGGCCAAGAGAAGGCTCAGAAGCTCTGGACACCAGCTCACCACCAGCACACCCCGAGCTGGGCCCAATTCTCAACAGATCAGCTCAGATAAAGGAAGCCACCAGGTAATAACTACAAAGCTCAGCCCTCCTGCCCACTCACCTCCTCGCCAAGGTTTCCCCCCATCTCTTCACTGACTCTCTTGGCTACTGACATGGCAGCCACACGGCGGGGCTGGGTGCACCCAATCATCCCATAGTCCGTGTAACCATCTTCATGCAAGTACTGGGTCAGCTGAGTGGTCTTACCACTCCCTGTCTCCCCAACCACGATCACAATGCTGTTATCTCtgcaagagagagaagacaacGGGTGAATCAGCCCAAGTGGGAGGTCACCTCCTATCCCCACCTCTAGCTATCCAAGGAGCCTGCTTGCTTAGAGAGGAGGGTTTCCCTGGGAAAACAGTCTTACACTGAAACACCCCTGGAAAAGTCTAGAAGACAGTAAGGTTTAAACAAGTgagctaaaacaaaacaatgccGTCTTGCTTACTTCATGCAGAGTAGCCCAGGGCACCCAGGTCAGGGAAAAAatccttccccttctccatcaGATATAATGCCCAAAAGAAAAGGAGCTACAGCGTGCACACAGGAGAAAGGACACACAGGACCCCCAGCTCAACACTGGAATCCCGGCCCAGGGCGGACGGAGTCACCTGATGATCGTAAGCAGCTCCTGCTGCACCGCAAAGATCGGCAGGTACTGCCTCTGCTCCAGAATCGACTTCTTCTTTGCAAATTCACTGCTGgcttcactctttttcttcatgTGGTCTGCAAACTTCTGTTCTGTCCTGAGAACACACAGCAGCCTCTCAGCGTCCTGCACAGTTTCCTGCATCTTCCTTCCTGACTGGGATACTGCCTTTCTTCTGACACCCAAAAGTGAGAACTgcttcaaatatgcaatacatcTTTGAGATGCTAGAGCTGCCAGGCAATCTGAGGTGCTGCTCATCTTTTCTGGCCTAAGGGACCAGACTGCTGTCTGAGAATCCGTCATCCGCAACCTAATGAACACCCCCAGACAGACAGCTGCATACAGCTCAGAGGAGTTAAGATTAGCAAATGGGAAAATCCTCTGCCCTGAAAGAGTTCAGCCAGAAGAGGAGCTGAAATCCACAAGTCATTACCTTGTACAGAACAACCTCGGGCAATTTCAGCACAAGTGCTGGCAAGACTCCTACCTATAGTCCACTTTACCATCTTCGGTCAGAGCTTTATCCggctcttcctcttttttgaCGCCCATTATATCTCCCAATTTGGTTCCAGCCAGTTCCCAGTGTTTGTGCTGAGcctgaaaaagacaagaaacatcAGTCAGCTCTATCCTGTGACACGACTGCAGTCAATGGAAAATCAATCCCATTGGGCAAAAGACTTCATCTGGCAGGAGGGACATTCCCACACGGCAGCAGCATTGACGAGCTGGGCCTTCCAGTCTTCTGCCTCGAGCTCTAAGCTCCGAGACACCAGGCCCCTGGCTGCCTTAACTGAGGCCCTGAGGGAGGAATGCAAATCCCTCCCCTGAGGGCTGATTCTTGCTCTCTGAGTGTCCTCTAACTGCCAAAAAGAACCCTACCTGTGAGGtgaaacaatctttaaaaagaagaagaaaggaaaaaaaaaaaaacacacacacacacacagagactccTTGGCCCCAGAGGACAAGAAACCAACCTTTTTGCGTTCCTTTTGTTCCCTGTGCTTCCGCACTGTTTGACTGCCTTTTCGAGCAATGATGGCCAGGTCAGAAGTGGCATCTTTGACTGGAATCACAGGCTCTGGCTGCAAGAggttgagggaaaaaagaacttcCCCACTGATCATCAAACTCAGCAAGAAGGTCCACTCATACCGGCCCTAGTAAATGAGGGGCTGCTACCCTGTTGACATGggccttttttcctcttttcctttttctttctttctttttccactttagGTCTCTCTGAGCTCTCCTCGCCCAGACCACAGAGGAACCTCACCTGCTTGGTGAAGACAATGCGCCCGTCCAGAAAGGGAGGGACCAGGTTGTGCACCATGAGATGCACCTTGGCTGCACTATCCTCCTCAAAGTCCTCGTCCACCTCCAGCCGATGGACCACCCCGCTGGTGAGCATGCGGTTGGTCTCCCAGCGCTCGTTATCCTGTGAGGACACAACAGGAGGCCACACTCAGACTGCAGCCACGAGGTCGTCCTGAAAGGTCCCAGCAAGTCCATGTATCAGGTCCTGACAGAAGGGGTACAGGGGCCACAGAGACGTCACGGGCCTCTCTACCTGTGGCTCCACAGACAGAAGAGTCGCTGATCCCAAGTCACCTGTGGTACTTTTTCCAAAGGACAGCCCTTTATGTGTAAGTCAGAACCTCTACATCAACACACAGATGgtgactgcccccacccccactcagagACACAAAGGACACAGACCACAGAGCCAGGTCCCACCCTCTGACTTCCTATCAACAGCACCTCCCCAGGAAGGACTGCAAAAGAGAGAAGTTATGATctgggttgggtttttttaagcTATTAAGGGCTTACAGCCCACCCCTCTACCTCCAGAGGTGTCTTGACCTCTGTTACTTCAGTGGCAGGGAGACAGGCTGTGCTGTCGGCGGTGCACGTGACCTGCCACTTCACCAGCTGAACGTGCTCCGACTACTGTGGGCGGCCTCACCTCATTGATCTGTCTCCGCTGAGCCGAAATGCGCTTCTGCTTCTGTTTATGCAGGTGCTGCTCCCGCCTCCTCACGTAGTCCTCGGAGGAGTAGGCCAGGGGGTTGTGGAACTCATCGTACCCCTCATCCATCATGTACCAGTCCCGGTCAGCTTGCTGCAGCGTGAGGGACACAGCAATGAGAACAAGCGCCAGGTCAAGTTTATGTGCAAGACGTGGCCAGAAGGGAAGGAGATGTTTGGTAAGAAGTCACTGAGCAGTGGAGCAACCCTGGTGACAGGTGCAGAAGAGGCCAACCTGCGGGAAGATGAGCCACCTGGAGAAGCAGGGTTCAGAGGGCAGCCCACTGTGACAGCACTTCTTAGATGTACCACACGGTGGCACCAGCACACAACTAAAAATGGTAGGTCTGACCTGCGTCAGGTGAGAAGTTCCCCCACATAGGCTGCGCCTCCAGAAACAGATTCCAGAGCTTCGTGACTGAACATGGCTCAGCCACCCTGAGACTGTCCCATCCACTAGAGTGTCATTCGTGGCCCTGGTGCTTTGACAGCCCTGTCACCCACTCACCCACAGATGGCCACCACCCCCCATTCAGTTCCCCTGAGATGTAGTTTTTACCCTCTGGTCATCCTCCCACTGCTGCCGTTCCTCCTCTGTGTCAAATGAAATTCCTTCTTCACCATCCTCACGTCTTCCTGAGGGAGAACATGTAGTGGGTCTGTCTGCACGGCCTCAGCTCACCCCAGTGGCCTCAGCAGACCTGCTGAGCCACACAGCCCCAGCACAGCTATGCTCAGCCCCACTAGAATTATCTCCCCCACTTTCCTGCCTCCTACTTCTACCCTGCCTTACCTCGGCCCCTGGACAGACGTGGGGTGGACCCCAGGTGCCTTCTGTCATCAGCCCACTCATTGT
This region of Camelus ferus isolate YT-003-E chromosome 9, BCGSAC_Cfer_1.0, whole genome shotgun sequence genomic DNA includes:
- the DHX38 gene encoding pre-mRNA-splicing factor ATP-dependent RNA helicase PRP16 isoform X2; translated protein: MVSMPRPKKKRIGRRRGLGIETMTAKETEMSGIEAGTAADQSGMEGQSAAAEEVNLRAHDTGQKMSPVDVSSVAPDAATPSRSTWEEEDSGYGSSRRSQWESPSPTPSYRDSERNHRVSSRDRDRSVRSRYSDDTPLPTPSYKYNEWADDRRHLGSTPRLSRGRGRREDGEEGISFDTEEERQQWEDDQRQADRDWYMMDEGYDEFHNPLAYSSEDYVRRREQHLHKQKQKRISAQRRQINEDNERWETNRMLTSGVVHRLEVDEDFEEDSAAKVHLMVHNLVPPFLDGRIVFTKQPEPVIPVKDATSDLAIIARKGSQTVRKHREQKERKKAQHKHWELAGTKLGDIMGVKKEEEPDKALTEDGKVDYRTEQKFADHMKKKSEASSEFAKKKSILEQRQYLPIFAVQQELLTIIRDNSIVIVVGETGSGKTTQLTQYLHEDGYTDYGMIGCTQPRRVAAMSVAKRVSEEMGGNLGEEVGYAIRFEDCTSENTLIKYMTDGILLRESLREADLDHYSAIIMDEAHERSLNTDVLFGLLREVVARRSDLKLIVTSATMDAEKFASFFGNVPIFHIPGRTFPVDILFSKTPQEDYVEAAVKQSLQVHLSGAPGDILIFMPGQEDIEVTSDQIVEHLEELENAPALAVLPIYSQLPSDLQAKIFQKAPDGVRKCIVATNIAETSLTVDGIMFVIDSGYCKLKVFNPRIGMDALQIYPISQANANQRSGRAGRTGPGQCFRLYTQSAYKNELLTTTVPEIQRTNLANVVLLLKSLGVQDLLQFHFMDPPPEDNMLNSMYQLWILGALDNTGGLTSTGRLMVEFPLDPALSKMLIVSCDMGCSSEILLIVSMLSVPAIFYRPKGREEESDQIREKFAVPESDHLTYLNVYLQWKNNNYSTIWCNDHFIHAKAMRKVREVRAQLKDIMVQQRMSLASCGTDWDIVRKCICAAYFHQAAKLKGIGEYVNIRTGMPCHLHPTSSLFGMGYTPDYIVYHELVMTTKEYMQCVTAVDGEWLAELGPMFYSVKQAGKSRQENRRRAKEEASAMEEEMALAEEQLRARRQEQEKRSPLGSVRSTKIYTPGRKEQGEPMTPRRTPARFGL
- the DHX38 gene encoding pre-mRNA-splicing factor ATP-dependent RNA helicase PRP16 isoform X1 produces the protein MEDSSEDASIHRLEGTDVDSQVGGLICKTKSAASEQHVFKAPAPRPSLLGLDLLASLKRREREEKDDGEDKKKSRISSYKDWEESRDDQRDAEEEGSDQAGRSSRKDRHYRSARVETPSHPGGVSEEFWERSRQRERERREHGVYASSKEEKDRKKERSRDRDYDRKRDRDERDRSRHSSRSERDGGSERSSRRSEPESPRHRPKDAATPSRSTWEEEDSGYGSSRRSQWESPSPTPSYRDSERNHRVSSRDRDRSVRSRYSDDTPLPTPSYKYNEWADDRRHLGSTPRLSRGRGRREDGEEGISFDTEEERQQWEDDQRQADRDWYMMDEGYDEFHNPLAYSSEDYVRRREQHLHKQKQKRISAQRRQINEDNERWETNRMLTSGVVHRLEVDEDFEEDSAAKVHLMVHNLVPPFLDGRIVFTKQPEPVIPVKDATSDLAIIARKGSQTVRKHREQKERKKAQHKHWELAGTKLGDIMGVKKEEEPDKALTEDGKVDYRTEQKFADHMKKKSEASSEFAKKKSILEQRQYLPIFAVQQELLTIIRDNSIVIVVGETGSGKTTQLTQYLHEDGYTDYGMIGCTQPRRVAAMSVAKRVSEEMGGNLGEEVGYAIRFEDCTSENTLIKYMTDGILLRESLREADLDHYSAIIMDEAHERSLNTDVLFGLLREVVARRSDLKLIVTSATMDAEKFASFFGNVPIFHIPGRTFPVDILFSKTPQEDYVEAAVKQSLQVHLSGAPGDILIFMPGQEDIEVTSDQIVEHLEELENAPALAVLPIYSQLPSDLQAKIFQKAPDGVRKCIVATNIAETSLTVDGIMFVIDSGYCKLKVFNPRIGMDALQIYPISQANANQRSGRAGRTGPGQCFRLYTQSAYKNELLTTTVPEIQRTNLANVVLLLKSLGVQDLLQFHFMDPPPEDNMLNSMYQLWILGALDNTGGLTSTGRLMVEFPLDPALSKMLIVSCDMGCSSEILLIVSMLSVPAIFYRPKGREEESDQIREKFAVPESDHLTYLNVYLQWKNNNYSTIWCNDHFIHAKAMRKVREVRAQLKDIMVQQRMSLASCGTDWDIVRKCICAAYFHQAAKLKGIGEYVNIRTGMPCHLHPTSSLFGMGYTPDYIVYHELVMTTKEYMQCVTAVDGEWLAELGPMFYSVKQAGKSRQENRRRAKEEASAMEEEMALAEEQLRARRQEQEKRSPLGSVRSTKIYTPGRKEQGEPMTPRRTPARFGL
- the DHX38 gene encoding pre-mRNA-splicing factor ATP-dependent RNA helicase PRP16 isoform X3; amino-acid sequence: MSGIEAGTAADQSGMEGQSAAAEEVNLRAHDTGQKMSPVDVSSVAPDAATPSRSTWEEEDSGYGSSRRSQWESPSPTPSYRDSERNHRVSSRDRDRSVRSRYSDDTPLPTPSYKYNEWADDRRHLGSTPRLSRGRGRREDGEEGISFDTEEERQQWEDDQRQADRDWYMMDEGYDEFHNPLAYSSEDYVRRREQHLHKQKQKRISAQRRQINEDNERWETNRMLTSGVVHRLEVDEDFEEDSAAKVHLMVHNLVPPFLDGRIVFTKQPEPVIPVKDATSDLAIIARKGSQTVRKHREQKERKKAQHKHWELAGTKLGDIMGVKKEEEPDKALTEDGKVDYRTEQKFADHMKKKSEASSEFAKKKSILEQRQYLPIFAVQQELLTIIRDNSIVIVVGETGSGKTTQLTQYLHEDGYTDYGMIGCTQPRRVAAMSVAKRVSEEMGGNLGEEVGYAIRFEDCTSENTLIKYMTDGILLRESLREADLDHYSAIIMDEAHERSLNTDVLFGLLREVVARRSDLKLIVTSATMDAEKFASFFGNVPIFHIPGRTFPVDILFSKTPQEDYVEAAVKQSLQVHLSGAPGDILIFMPGQEDIEVTSDQIVEHLEELENAPALAVLPIYSQLPSDLQAKIFQKAPDGVRKCIVATNIAETSLTVDGIMFVIDSGYCKLKVFNPRIGMDALQIYPISQANANQRSGRAGRTGPGQCFRLYTQSAYKNELLTTTVPEIQRTNLANVVLLLKSLGVQDLLQFHFMDPPPEDNMLNSMYQLWILGALDNTGGLTSTGRLMVEFPLDPALSKMLIVSCDMGCSSEILLIVSMLSVPAIFYRPKGREEESDQIREKFAVPESDHLTYLNVYLQWKNNNYSTIWCNDHFIHAKAMRKVREVRAQLKDIMVQQRMSLASCGTDWDIVRKCICAAYFHQAAKLKGIGEYVNIRTGMPCHLHPTSSLFGMGYTPDYIVYHELVMTTKEYMQCVTAVDGEWLAELGPMFYSVKQAGKSRQENRRRAKEEASAMEEEMALAEEQLRARRQEQEKRSPLGSVRSTKIYTPGRKEQGEPMTPRRTPARFGL